In Acanthopagrus latus isolate v.2019 chromosome 17, fAcaLat1.1, whole genome shotgun sequence, the following are encoded in one genomic region:
- the apom gene encoding apolipoprotein M has protein sequence MFKDVLTYVLSLSSFLYQVIVPCSLPEQLFVKTINQEQYLGRWYFQAAVSNREADIQKFRQLDNLWFTLEKTANDTLLLTGHMRMGDDCVNQSWTYHIRPDRDDMILEGRTFRWSLLWSGKWANCPECIILQEKEPPLSPSDSVDSLNRFMLYARQGDVNTAVVSAFVSNAACNNMSVSVTLPQNKEFCT, from the exons ATGTTCAAAGACGTCTTGACCTATGTTCTCTCCTTGAGTAGTTTTTTGTACCAGGTCATCGTTCCTTGCTCGCTACCTGAGCAGTTGTTTGTCAAGACCATCAACCAAGAGCAG TATCTGGGGAGATGGTACTTTCAAGCTGCAGTCAGCAACAGAGAGGCTGACATCCAGAAGTTCAGACAGCTGGACAACCTCTGGTTCACCTTGGAGAAGACAGCCAATGACACGCTGCTTCTGACCGGACATATGCGCAT GGGAGACGACTGCGTGAACCAATCCTGGACCTATCATATACGTCCTGACAGGGATGATATGATACTGGAAG GAAGGACGTTTCGGTGGAGCCTGCTGTGGAGCGGCAAGTGGGCCAACTGCCCCGAGTGCAtcattttacaagaaaaagaGCCGCCTCTTAGTCCGTCTGACTCAGTGGACTCCCTCAACAGATTCATGCTGTATG CTCGCCAGGGTGACGTCAACACTGCCGTGGTGTCAGCGTTCGTGTCAAACGCAGCTTGTAACAACATGTCAGTAAGCGTCACACTGCCTCAGAATAAAG AGTTTTGCACCTAA
- the glrx3 gene encoding glutaredoxin 3, whose amino-acid sequence MANLVEAKTQQQFEDFLAKAGKCLTVVHFTATWAPQCGQMNDVMAELAKEHTSTTFVTLEVEAVPEVSEKYEITSVPTLLFFKGGEKVDRLDGANAPELTKKVQRLAVTGSPAGSAGSGTTDLNQRLKKLINAAPCMLFMKGSAQEPRCGFSRQIVGLLKEHNIQFSSFDILSDEEVRQGLKTYSNWPTYPQLYVNGELVGGLDIVKELAETGELENTCPKTVTLEHRLKAAINQSPVMLFMKGNKEGAKCGFSRQTLEILNSTGVDYDTFDILQDEEVRQGLKTYSNWPTYPQLYVKGELIGGLDIIKELMESGDLVSTLKGES is encoded by the coding sequence atggcGAATCTCGTGGAGGCGAAGACCCAACAACAATTTGAAGATTTCCTAGCCAAAGCAGGGAAATGCCTGACCGTGGTGCATTTCACGGCGACATGGGCTCCTCAGTGCGGCCAGATGAACGACGTGATGGCCGAGCTGGCCAAGGAACACACGAGCACGACGTTTGTCACGCTAGAGGTGGAAGCGGTGCCGGAGGTGTCGGAGAAGTATGAAATCACCTCTGTCCCCACATTGCTTTTCTtcaagggaggagagaaggtggaCCGCCTGGACGGGGCCAACGCTCCAGAGCTGACCAAGAAGGTACAGCGCCTGGCTGTCACCGGGAGTCCGGCTGGAAGTGCCGGAAGCGGCACCACGGACCTAAACCAGCGGCTGAAGAAGCTGATCAACGCGGCCCCCTGCATGCTCTTCATGAAGGGGTCCGCGCAGGAGCCCCGCTGCGGCTTCAGCAGGCAGATCGTGGGGCTGCTGAAGGAGCACAATATCCAGTTCAGCAGCTTCGACATCCTGTCTGACGAGGAGGTCCGACAGGGGCTGAAGACCTACTCCAACTGGCCCACATACCCTCAGCTGTATGTGAATGGAGAGCTGGTGGGGGGCCTGGACATAGTGAAGGAGCTGGCTGAGACCGGGGAGCTGGAGAACACCTGCCCCAAGACCGTGACCCTGGAGCACCGTCTGAAAGCCGCCATCAACCAGAGCCCGGTCATGCTGTTCATGAAGGGCAACAAGGAGGGCGCAAAATGTGGCTTCAGCAGGCAGACACTGGAGATTTTGAACAGCACCGGGGTGGATTATGACACCTTTGATATACTGCAGGATGAAGAGGTGCGTCAGGGGCTCAAGACATACTCTAACTGGCCAACCTACCCCCAGCTTTACGTGAAAGGAGAGCTGATCGGAGGTTTGGACATAATCAAGGAGCTGATGGAGAGCGGAGACCTGGTTTCAACGCTGAAGGGGGAGTCGTAG
- the bag6 gene encoding large proline-rich protein BAG6 isoform X1 produces MEEQTTDIEVTVKTLDSQSRTYTVGAQLTVKEFKEHIAPSVGIPVDKQRLIYQGRVLQDERTLADYNVGGKVIHLVERAPPPPSQPGSGSGGTSADSGPSSSQGSSQVPPHDRNANSYVMLGTFNLPVNIMDPQQIQMSVQQMVSGMGENARNARVTTSTGSNGSVNVHIDMDQPVQSEPRLRLVLAENLLRDINDVIQRMEGRLSDSSSQTEATSAAAAAAAAAPPPPPSSSSTTSTPSPSAQPMDTSPPPTTPPPPPTSSAQSEGPTPQPGPNHPSPAELAEMLSELRRVEERLQPFIQRAHTILETATTAEYNNNTEREDDQRTLVLTWECLRLLGNALVALSDLRLNLMSPVPRHLHVVRPFSHYATPVTLPGAVHHHIPVQMNLGATMTVGSEGQAPPTQSASQSEQAGQGQTSPPQSSPSNQQAGQGQAGPRVIRISHQAVPVVMMQMNADGPGVNPAAAGQQMPGQPGALPPDFMRNLMQQISQYAAAVATSAATATATGQPVPPQPTPPGYSSTANSSTTTTGPNTPTTTPTAPPPPPHAGPQPQARVVFTRPPFAPNMPPPAFGTRGTTINVRAAMPGQQPGQAFNPAALNQMISGLVGQLLLPGQMPGQTVTSSSTSSSTSSSFSSSSHNSSSTSSFSFSTSGPTPPPTTNTSSQPETNTSQPQSQEMPPDLGQLLGSLLGVASGAGGGPVGAPSITVTTSGVPAFIQGVSEFMQQASQPIFTPPPPPAGTTPANAAGPNPTPNPPGAAEPLNPELFTGIVRGVLSTMMGSLGQAQNDTESIAQFMQRLSQATNIFISPEDPTGFFGELLMLVCQTFTMSDLVMLLHGQHQPLGRIQPQLSQFFTQNYLNGREPTDENIAAAADSLVNELEEYITESFAESSVTVLEGVDITQTNMSFFRQQLQHIATHILRCTDDSFGPRLLQMCNQALFECLALNLHCLRGDQRALTAVINHRIRRMSSDISPSLVNWMTSMMTMRLQVILEHIPITQEQIQNYIVHTQRDQSSATGTQEPERAQSATIGDTLSPAAATTAEEAMSVSHDTRASAREPRVLPGDLGSSGGAAPLGGDMAAAGAEGGSDESPRESEAWTAAVPPEWVPIIRCDMMTQRKMKAQPPMSDAYLHGMPAKRRKTGLGGGSLLSLSDAVSQAARTAGVKPITSAEQLQDDLETHELKEAYAEQVKTDIKKRVREDQDFNSQQFPNSHRAFSSDS; encoded by the exons ATGGAGGAACAAACTACAGACATAGAGGTGACAGTCAAAACATTAGACTCCCAAAGCAGAACCTACACTGTAGGCGCTCAG CTGACAGTGAAAGAGTTCAAGGagcatattgcaccttcagtGGGTATTCCTGTGGACAAACAGAGGCTGATCTACCAGGGCAGAGTCTTGCAGGATGAGAGGACTTTGGCAGACTATA ATGTTGGTGGCAAGGTGATACACCTTGTGGAGCGGGcgccccctccaccctcccagcCTGGCTCAGGGTCAGGAGGCACTTCAGCCGACAGTGGGCCGTCTTCCTCCCAGGGATCATCCCAAGTGCCTCCACATGATCGCAATGCAAACAGCTACGTAATGCTTGGAACCTTCAACCTCCCTGTTAACATCATGGACCCACAGCAGATACAG ATGTCTGTTCAGCAGATGGTGTCCGGCATGGGAGAGAATGCAAGGAATGCCAGAGTCACAACCAGCACTGGG AGCAATGGGTCTGTGAATGTGCACATTGATATGGACCAACCGGTGCAGAGCGAGCCTAGGCTGAGGCTGGTGCTGGCTGAGAATCTGCTGAGGGACATCAATGATGTTATTCAAAGAATGGAG GGCCGGCTGAGCGACTCATCCTCCCAAACAGAGGcaacttctgctgctgctgctgctgctgctgctgctcccccacctcctccctcatcttCATCTACCACCtccactccctctccctctgcccagCCCATGGACACCTCCCCACCTCCAACAactcccccacctccacccacctcaTCAGCACAATCTGAGGGACCAACACCCCAACCTGGACCCAA TCACCCCAGCCCAGCTGAGTTGGCAGAAATGTTATCTGAACTGCGGCGGGTGGAAGAGAGACTGCAGCCCTTCATTCAGAGGGCTCATACCATCTTAGAGACCGCCACAACAGCAGAATACAACAATAATACA gagagggaggacgaCCAGCGCACTCTCGTCCTGACGTGGGAGTGTCTCCGTCTGCTTGGCAACGCCCTTGTGGCCCTCAGTGACCTGCGATTGAACCTCATGAGCCCTGTGCCCCGCCACCTGCATGTGGTCCGGCCATTTTCACACTATGCCACCCCAGTCACTCTGCCTGGAGCTGTGCACCACCACATCCCAGTCCAA ATGAACTTGGGTGCCACGATGACTGTTGGGAGCGAAGGACAAGCCCCGCCCACTCAGTCGGCCAGCCAGTCTGAGCAGGCAGGTCAGGGACAGACCTCCCCCCCACAGAGTTCCCCGTCTAATCAGCAGGCTGGACAGGGACAGGCTGGCCCCCGGGTCATCAGGATCAGCCACCAGGCAGTCCCGGTGGTTATGATGCAGATGAACGCGGATG gcCCAGGTGTAaaccctgctgcagctggacagCAAATGCCTGGACAACCAG GTGCCCTCCCACCCGACTTTATGCGGAATCTCATGCAACAGATCAGCCAATATGCTGCTGCCGTAGCTACTAGCGCTGCTACAGCAACTGCTACTGGCCAGCCAGTCCCACCCCAGCCCACCCCTCCCGGCTACAGCTCCACAGCCAACTCCTCAACTACCACCACAGGTCCTAAcacacccaccaccacccctactgctcccccaccacctccccaTGCTGGCCCCCAGCCCCAGGCCAGGGTTGTGTTCACTCGACCCCCCTTTGCACCCAACATGCCCCCGCCAGCCTTTGGCACCCGGGGAACCACCATTAATGTGAGGGCTGCTATGCCAGGCCAGCAGCCAGGACAG GCTTTCAATCCCGCTGCTCTCAACCAGATGATTAGTGGATTAGTTGGGCAGCTTTTGTTGCCTGGACAAATGC cCGGTCAAACAGTTACATCCTcatccacatcctcctccacctcttcttccttttcctcatcTTCTCACAACtcttcatccacctcctccttctctttctccacctctgGACCCACACCTCCACCtaccacaaacacaagcagccaACCTGAGACCAACACCAGTCAGCCACAGTCCCAGGAGATGCCCCCGGACCTTGGCCAGCTCCTGGGTTCTCTGCTGGGTGTAGCCAGTGGGGCTGGTGGGGGACCTGTAGGGGCCCCTTCAATCACTGTCACCACATCTGGTGTCCCAGCCTTCATCCAGGGAGTGAGTGAATTCATGCAGCAG GCCTCCCAGCCCATCTTtactccaccccctcctcccgcTGGTACCACTCCTGCTAATGCTGCGGGGCCCAACCCCACACCCAACCCCCCTGGTGCAGCTGAACCCCTCAACCCGGAGCTATTCACAGGCATCGTCCGTGGAGTCCTGAGCACCATGATGGGCTCTCTGGGCCAGGCCCAGAACGACACAGAGAGCATTGCCCAGTTCATGCAGAGGCTGTCCCAGGCAACCAACATCTTCATCAGTCCAGAGGATCCTACTG GTTTTTTTGgagagctgctgatgttggtgTGTCAGACGTTCACCATGTCAGACCTGGTGATGCTGCTTCATGGCCAGCACCAGCCCCTGGGCCGCATCCAGCCTCAACTGTCCCAGTTCTTCACCCAGAACTACCTCAACGGCAGAGAGCCCACTGACGAGAACATTGCT gctgctgctgacagtctTGTCAACGAGCTGGAGGAGTATATCACTGAGAGCTTT GCAGAGTCTTCAGTCACAGTGTTGGAGGGCGTCGACATCACTCAGACCAACATGTCGTtcttcagacagcagctgcagcacattgCAACACACATTCTGCGTTGCACTG ATGATTCATTTGGCCCCCGACTGCTTCAGATGTGTAACCAGGCACTGTTTGAATGTCTTGCCCTCAACTTGCACTGCTTGAGAGGAGACCAGAGAGCCCTCACTGCAGTCATCAACCACCGAATA CGGAGGATGTCCAGTGACATCAGCCCCAGCCTGGTCAACTGGATGACCAGCATGATGACAATGAGGCTGCAAGTCATTCTCGAGCACATCCCCATCACACAGGAGCAGATCCAGAACTACATAGTtcacacacag AGAGATCAGTCTTCTGCAACTGGCACACAAGAACCTGAACGAGCACAAAGTGCAACG ATTGGGGACACCCTCTCACCGGCCGCAGCCACCACAGCAGAGGAGGCCATGTCCGTGTCACACGACACGAGGGCGTCAGCACGGGAACCAAGGGTGTTGCCTGGGGACCTGGGATCCTCGGGAGGTGCTGCACCATTAGGTGGCGACATGGCAGCAGCCGGAGCCGAGGGAGGGAGTGATGAGTCTCCTCGAGAGTCGGAGGCCTGGACGGCTGCTGTTCCCCCT gaATGGGTGCCCATCATCCGCTGTGACATGATGACCcagaggaaaatgaaggctCAGCCTCCCATGTCTGACGCCTATTTGCATGGCATGCCAGCTAAACGCAGGAAG ACAGGACTGGGTGGTGGaagcctcctctccctctctgatgcAGTGAGTCAAGCAGCAAGGACAGCAGGAGTGAAGCCGATCACCTCAGCCGAGCAGTTACAAGACGATCTGGAGACCCACGAGCTGAAGGAAGCTTATGCAGAACAG GTTAAAACGGACATCAAGAAACGAGTGAGGGAAGACCAGGATTTCAACTCTCAGCAGTTCCCCAACTCACACAGAGCCTTTTCATCAGACTCATAA
- the bag6 gene encoding large proline-rich protein BAG6 isoform X2, which produces MEEQTTDIEVTVKTLDSQSRTYTVGAQLTVKEFKEHIAPSVGIPVDKQRLIYQGRVLQDERTLADYNVGGKVIHLVERAPPPPSQPGSGSGGTSADSGPSSSQGSSQVPPHDRNANSYVMLGTFNLPVNIMDPQQIQMSVQQMVSGMGENARNARVTTSTGSNGSVNVHIDMDQPVQSEPRLRLVLAENLLRDINDVIQRMEGRLSDSSSQTEATSAAAAAAAAAPPPPPSSSSTTSTPSPSAQPMDTSPPPTTPPPPPTSSAQSEGPTPQPGPNHPSPAELAEMLSELRRVEERLQPFIQRAHTILETATTAEYNNNTEREDDQRTLVLTWECLRLLGNALVALSDLRLNLMSPVPRHLHVVRPFSHYATPVTLPGAVHHHIPVQMNLGATMTVGSEGQAPPTQSASQSEQAGPGVNPAAAGQQMPGQPGALPPDFMRNLMQQISQYAAAVATSAATATATGQPVPPQPTPPGYSSTANSSTTTTGPNTPTTTPTAPPPPPHAGPQPQARVVFTRPPFAPNMPPPAFGTRGTTINVRAAMPGQQPGQAFNPAALNQMISGLVGQLLLPGQMPGQTVTSSSTSSSTSSSFSSSSHNSSSTSSFSFSTSGPTPPPTTNTSSQPETNTSQPQSQEMPPDLGQLLGSLLGVASGAGGGPVGAPSITVTTSGVPAFIQGVSEFMQQASQPIFTPPPPPAGTTPANAAGPNPTPNPPGAAEPLNPELFTGIVRGVLSTMMGSLGQAQNDTESIAQFMQRLSQATNIFISPEDPTGFFGELLMLVCQTFTMSDLVMLLHGQHQPLGRIQPQLSQFFTQNYLNGREPTDENIAAAADSLVNELEEYITESFAESSVTVLEGVDITQTNMSFFRQQLQHIATHILRCTDDSFGPRLLQMCNQALFECLALNLHCLRGDQRALTAVINHRIRRMSSDISPSLVNWMTSMMTMRLQVILEHIPITQEQIQNYIVHTQRDQSSATGTQEPERAQSATIGDTLSPAAATTAEEAMSVSHDTRASAREPRVLPGDLGSSGGAAPLGGDMAAAGAEGGSDESPRESEAWTAAVPPEWVPIIRCDMMTQRKMKAQPPMSDAYLHGMPAKRRKTGLGGGSLLSLSDAVSQAARTAGVKPITSAEQLQDDLETHELKEAYAEQVKTDIKKRVREDQDFNSQQFPNSHRAFSSDS; this is translated from the exons ATGGAGGAACAAACTACAGACATAGAGGTGACAGTCAAAACATTAGACTCCCAAAGCAGAACCTACACTGTAGGCGCTCAG CTGACAGTGAAAGAGTTCAAGGagcatattgcaccttcagtGGGTATTCCTGTGGACAAACAGAGGCTGATCTACCAGGGCAGAGTCTTGCAGGATGAGAGGACTTTGGCAGACTATA ATGTTGGTGGCAAGGTGATACACCTTGTGGAGCGGGcgccccctccaccctcccagcCTGGCTCAGGGTCAGGAGGCACTTCAGCCGACAGTGGGCCGTCTTCCTCCCAGGGATCATCCCAAGTGCCTCCACATGATCGCAATGCAAACAGCTACGTAATGCTTGGAACCTTCAACCTCCCTGTTAACATCATGGACCCACAGCAGATACAG ATGTCTGTTCAGCAGATGGTGTCCGGCATGGGAGAGAATGCAAGGAATGCCAGAGTCACAACCAGCACTGGG AGCAATGGGTCTGTGAATGTGCACATTGATATGGACCAACCGGTGCAGAGCGAGCCTAGGCTGAGGCTGGTGCTGGCTGAGAATCTGCTGAGGGACATCAATGATGTTATTCAAAGAATGGAG GGCCGGCTGAGCGACTCATCCTCCCAAACAGAGGcaacttctgctgctgctgctgctgctgctgctgctcccccacctcctccctcatcttCATCTACCACCtccactccctctccctctgcccagCCCATGGACACCTCCCCACCTCCAACAactcccccacctccacccacctcaTCAGCACAATCTGAGGGACCAACACCCCAACCTGGACCCAA TCACCCCAGCCCAGCTGAGTTGGCAGAAATGTTATCTGAACTGCGGCGGGTGGAAGAGAGACTGCAGCCCTTCATTCAGAGGGCTCATACCATCTTAGAGACCGCCACAACAGCAGAATACAACAATAATACA gagagggaggacgaCCAGCGCACTCTCGTCCTGACGTGGGAGTGTCTCCGTCTGCTTGGCAACGCCCTTGTGGCCCTCAGTGACCTGCGATTGAACCTCATGAGCCCTGTGCCCCGCCACCTGCATGTGGTCCGGCCATTTTCACACTATGCCACCCCAGTCACTCTGCCTGGAGCTGTGCACCACCACATCCCAGTCCAA ATGAACTTGGGTGCCACGATGACTGTTGGGAGCGAAGGACAAGCCCCGCCCACTCAGTCGGCCAGCCAGTCTGAGCAGGCAG gcCCAGGTGTAaaccctgctgcagctggacagCAAATGCCTGGACAACCAG GTGCCCTCCCACCCGACTTTATGCGGAATCTCATGCAACAGATCAGCCAATATGCTGCTGCCGTAGCTACTAGCGCTGCTACAGCAACTGCTACTGGCCAGCCAGTCCCACCCCAGCCCACCCCTCCCGGCTACAGCTCCACAGCCAACTCCTCAACTACCACCACAGGTCCTAAcacacccaccaccacccctactgctcccccaccacctccccaTGCTGGCCCCCAGCCCCAGGCCAGGGTTGTGTTCACTCGACCCCCCTTTGCACCCAACATGCCCCCGCCAGCCTTTGGCACCCGGGGAACCACCATTAATGTGAGGGCTGCTATGCCAGGCCAGCAGCCAGGACAG GCTTTCAATCCCGCTGCTCTCAACCAGATGATTAGTGGATTAGTTGGGCAGCTTTTGTTGCCTGGACAAATGC cCGGTCAAACAGTTACATCCTcatccacatcctcctccacctcttcttccttttcctcatcTTCTCACAACtcttcatccacctcctccttctctttctccacctctgGACCCACACCTCCACCtaccacaaacacaagcagccaACCTGAGACCAACACCAGTCAGCCACAGTCCCAGGAGATGCCCCCGGACCTTGGCCAGCTCCTGGGTTCTCTGCTGGGTGTAGCCAGTGGGGCTGGTGGGGGACCTGTAGGGGCCCCTTCAATCACTGTCACCACATCTGGTGTCCCAGCCTTCATCCAGGGAGTGAGTGAATTCATGCAGCAG GCCTCCCAGCCCATCTTtactccaccccctcctcccgcTGGTACCACTCCTGCTAATGCTGCGGGGCCCAACCCCACACCCAACCCCCCTGGTGCAGCTGAACCCCTCAACCCGGAGCTATTCACAGGCATCGTCCGTGGAGTCCTGAGCACCATGATGGGCTCTCTGGGCCAGGCCCAGAACGACACAGAGAGCATTGCCCAGTTCATGCAGAGGCTGTCCCAGGCAACCAACATCTTCATCAGTCCAGAGGATCCTACTG GTTTTTTTGgagagctgctgatgttggtgTGTCAGACGTTCACCATGTCAGACCTGGTGATGCTGCTTCATGGCCAGCACCAGCCCCTGGGCCGCATCCAGCCTCAACTGTCCCAGTTCTTCACCCAGAACTACCTCAACGGCAGAGAGCCCACTGACGAGAACATTGCT gctgctgctgacagtctTGTCAACGAGCTGGAGGAGTATATCACTGAGAGCTTT GCAGAGTCTTCAGTCACAGTGTTGGAGGGCGTCGACATCACTCAGACCAACATGTCGTtcttcagacagcagctgcagcacattgCAACACACATTCTGCGTTGCACTG ATGATTCATTTGGCCCCCGACTGCTTCAGATGTGTAACCAGGCACTGTTTGAATGTCTTGCCCTCAACTTGCACTGCTTGAGAGGAGACCAGAGAGCCCTCACTGCAGTCATCAACCACCGAATA CGGAGGATGTCCAGTGACATCAGCCCCAGCCTGGTCAACTGGATGACCAGCATGATGACAATGAGGCTGCAAGTCATTCTCGAGCACATCCCCATCACACAGGAGCAGATCCAGAACTACATAGTtcacacacag AGAGATCAGTCTTCTGCAACTGGCACACAAGAACCTGAACGAGCACAAAGTGCAACG ATTGGGGACACCCTCTCACCGGCCGCAGCCACCACAGCAGAGGAGGCCATGTCCGTGTCACACGACACGAGGGCGTCAGCACGGGAACCAAGGGTGTTGCCTGGGGACCTGGGATCCTCGGGAGGTGCTGCACCATTAGGTGGCGACATGGCAGCAGCCGGAGCCGAGGGAGGGAGTGATGAGTCTCCTCGAGAGTCGGAGGCCTGGACGGCTGCTGTTCCCCCT gaATGGGTGCCCATCATCCGCTGTGACATGATGACCcagaggaaaatgaaggctCAGCCTCCCATGTCTGACGCCTATTTGCATGGCATGCCAGCTAAACGCAGGAAG ACAGGACTGGGTGGTGGaagcctcctctccctctctgatgcAGTGAGTCAAGCAGCAAGGACAGCAGGAGTGAAGCCGATCACCTCAGCCGAGCAGTTACAAGACGATCTGGAGACCCACGAGCTGAAGGAAGCTTATGCAGAACAG GTTAAAACGGACATCAAGAAACGAGTGAGGGAAGACCAGGATTTCAACTCTCAGCAGTTCCCCAACTCACACAGAGCCTTTTCATCAGACTCATAA
- the tspan13a gene encoding tetraspanin-13a — MVCGGFVCTKNSLCALNILYVLVSLLLMGVAAWGKWFGLVSSIRVVAGVIGVGAFLFLVAIVGLCGALKHHQVLLFFYMMILFAVFVVQFSVSCACLALNKDQQNLLLEVGWNKSEDTQKDVEKTLDCCGFSYVNYNGSCPARCFHDTLSPSCNSCSNIIQQYTGEVLRFVGGIGLFFSFTEILGVWLAHRYRNIKDPRSNPGAFL, encoded by the exons ATGGTTTGCGGCGGATTTGTTTGCACTAAGAACTCCCTCTGCGCTCTCAACATACTTTATGTT ttggtgagtctgctgctgatgggCGTGGCGGCCTGGGGGAAATGGTTCGGCCTGGTCTCCAGCATCAGGGTGGTGGCGGGGGTCATCGGCGTGGGCGCGTTCCTGTTCCTGGTCGCCATCGTGGGGCTGTGCGGCGCCCTGAAGCACCACCAGGTCCTGCTCTTCTTC TACATGATGATCCTGTTCGCAGTGTTCGTCGTGCAGTTTTCTGTGTCCTGTGCCTGTCTGGCCCTGAATAAAGACCAACAG aaCCTCCTGCTGGAGGTCGGCTGGAACAAATCCGAGGACACTCAAAAAGACGTGGAGAAAACACTCGACTGCTGCGGCTTCTCTTACGTCAACTACAACGGCTCGTGTCCCGCT AGATGCTTTCATGACACCCTCTCACCGTCGTGTAACTCGTGCTCCAACATCATCCAGCAGTACACGGGCGAGGTGCTGCGGTTCGTTGGGGGAATCGGACTCTTCTTCAGCTTTACAGAG ATCCTTGGAGTTTGGCTCgcacacagatacagaaacatCAAAGATCCTCGATCGAATCCTGGAGCCTTCCTATAA